One window of Metamycoplasma arthritidis genomic DNA carries:
- a CDS encoding ABC transporter ATP-binding protein, which yields MKEKNPKEKTTAIKIGPLQIAKAKEPFVVEDEGIEIKVLDKATLKKIKKANDKPRPKDDEANAKNTGNFIVEVENVQKTYLSGNIATEVLKGITFQIERGEIAILYGKSGSGKSTLLNIISCLDRATSGKVVVNNVSLPYLSDRKQTLFRRENTSFIFQNYNLLQNLNSYDNVETGAYLQADKSKRMNIKKLFEDFELKECMYKYPSQMSGGQQQRVSILRAIAKNSEIIIADEPTGALDEKTSKIVLKILQQINRDHKSTVIIVSHDPDVAELADKVIYLENGKIKNIIKQTRKSLID from the coding sequence ATGAAAGAAAAAAATCCTAAAGAAAAAACTACGGCTATTAAGATCGGCCCGCTGCAAATTGCTAAAGCCAAAGAGCCATTTGTAGTAGAAGACGAAGGCATTGAAATTAAAGTGCTTGACAAAGCAACTTTAAAGAAAATTAAAAAAGCTAACGACAAACCACGTCCCAAAGATGACGAAGCTAATGCCAAAAATACTGGCAACTTTATAGTTGAAGTCGAAAATGTGCAAAAAACTTACCTTTCGGGTAACATCGCTACTGAAGTGCTAAAAGGGATAACTTTCCAAATTGAGCGAGGCGAAATCGCGATTTTATATGGCAAAAGTGGTTCAGGTAAAAGTACATTGCTTAACATTATTAGCTGTCTTGATCGGGCAACTAGTGGTAAAGTTGTCGTTAATAATGTCAGCCTTCCCTATCTAAGCGATCGTAAACAAACACTTTTTCGAAGAGAAAACACTTCATTCATTTTCCAAAACTATAATCTACTGCAAAACCTAAACAGCTATGATAATGTTGAAACAGGCGCTTATTTACAAGCTGATAAATCAAAAAGAATGAATATTAAAAAACTCTTTGAAGATTTTGAACTAAAAGAGTGTATGTATAAATATCCATCACAAATGTCTGGGGGACAGCAACAACGGGTTTCGATTCTACGCGCCATTGCTAAAAATAGTGAAATTATTATTGCCGATGAACCAACCGGTGCTCTTGATGAAAAAACTAGTAAAATCGTTCTAAAAATCTTGCAACAAATTAATCGTGACCATAAATCAACTGTTATTATTGTTTCACACGATCCCGATGTTGCAGAACTTGCTGATAAAGTTATTTATTTAGAAAATGGTAAAATTAAAAATATAATTAAACAAACACGTAAATCTTTAATTGATTAG
- a CDS encoding nitroreductase family protein produces the protein MTIKEAAIERHAVKKFTSKAIPTDIISLLNDKIMRINQAANLDLLLVQGSADGLSNIAKLILFKGVNNYFVLAGKESPDLDEKLGYYGAELMLYSQTLGLNTCWVGGTYNAKNVLKHFESDEIIVKGIIVVGYGETQGVPHSCEKIKKIATYDGTAPQWFLEGVKFLLYAPTAHNKQNFVVRGNKNKVALHSESKSFGKIETGIGKYFFEIGAETKNFEWVESF, from the coding sequence ATGACTATTAAAGAAGCGGCAATTGAAAGACATGCCGTTAAAAAATTTACTAGCAAAGCCATTCCGACAGATATCATTTCATTGTTAAATGACAAAATAATGCGAATTAATCAAGCGGCAAACTTAGATCTTCTTTTAGTTCAAGGCAGTGCAGATGGGCTTTCTAACATTGCAAAACTTATTTTATTCAAAGGAGTTAATAACTATTTTGTTCTTGCAGGCAAAGAATCTCCTGATCTTGATGAGAAATTAGGATATTATGGCGCAGAACTTATGTTATATTCTCAAACTCTTGGCTTAAATACATGTTGAGTCGGCGGAACGTATAATGCTAAAAATGTATTAAAACATTTTGAGTCAGATGAAATAATTGTCAAAGGAATTATCGTTGTTGGATATGGAGAAACGCAAGGGGTTCCACATAGTTGTGAAAAAATAAAAAAAATCGCAACATACGATGGAACTGCTCCGCAATGATTTCTTGAAGGTGTGAAGTTTCTACTTTATGCTCCGACAGCACATAACAAACAAAATTTTGTTGTTAGGGGAAATAAAAATAAAGTAGCACTTCATTCTGAAAGTAAGAGTTTTGGAAAAATTGAAACAGGTATAGGAAAATATTTTTTTGAAATCGGTGCAGAAACAAAGAATTTCGAATGAGTTGAATCATTTTAA
- a CDS encoding LicD-family phosphotransferase — protein sequence MNLVKENKLKILKDFVKICDENHLWYSLDGNTLLLTISTKNFDDNLDHYEVMMTYESYEKLKAKFPQHILDNTKHSEYYSLQNKFVYDAINIFDSQPFLNINLIMPTQIKKIKKYLNCSNRVRSFVEHYATYNNTNAKVKHKVNIAKLLWYFIKKITYKDLINALHEEEFEGYIVTSPFIKKQIYLSRWLSNISFKTKDVIFLGNLTTKVISEYESYLINQYGQNYLDHEIKATDCGYKNPVEIWNLKTLENRISDQIEVSEVDDSNQEDAIN from the coding sequence ATGAACTTAGTTAAAGAAAATAAACTTAAAATCTTAAAAGATTTTGTAAAAATTTGTGATGAAAACCACTTGTGATATAGCCTAGATGGTAACACTTTGCTCCTAACAATTAGCACTAAAAACTTTGATGATAATTTAGACCATTACGAAGTAATGATGACTTATGAATCTTATGAAAAACTTAAAGCAAAATTTCCTCAACACATTCTAGACAACACCAAACACTCAGAGTACTATTCACTCCAAAACAAGTTCGTTTATGATGCTATTAACATTTTTGATTCGCAACCATTTTTAAATATAAATTTAATTATGCCGACGCAAATTAAGAAAATTAAGAAATACTTAAATTGTTCAAACCGCGTGAGAAGTTTTGTTGAACATTATGCTACTTATAACAATACAAATGCCAAAGTAAAGCATAAAGTAAACATTGCTAAACTGTTATGATATTTTATTAAAAAAATTACTTATAAAGATCTAATTAATGCCTTGCATGAAGAGGAATTTGAGGGCTATATTGTCACTTCGCCATTTATTAAAAAACAAATTTATCTATCAAGATGATTAAGCAATATTAGCTTTAAAACTAAGGATGTTATTTTCTTAGGTAATTTAACTACCAAAGTCATTAGCGAATATGAAAGCTATCTCATTAATCAATACGGACAAAACTACTTAGATCATGAAATCAAAGCGACTGATTGTGGATATAAAAATCCAGTGGAAATTTGAAATTTAAAAACATTAGAAAATAGAATAAGCGATCAAATTGAAGTTTCTGAAGTAGATGACAGCAATCAAGAAGATGCAATAAATTAA
- a CDS encoding HinT-interacting membrane complex protein P80 produces MSAKQKKIKTTEQKAKTKKILWGSIWGVVLAGAVTSGITIPVAQAQKRIPSPSPDLSQSDVIFGVTGPDGKKQNLNYGDVSAITKNLALNSHITKEVEKHLVEYLYEKEYEASLKYEAIYNANKVSSKTKSFALKSVDTVRKEKDKEISDLEKRFQEQYGLTGDWQAKFKEEIAKANYGKANNKKEAIEYKVSEKLKEEAFRRYKMEVNKDWTYTELKNGYVTANSDVSYIYKGKKIQIAKKGEKIMLPFAVKDENFVLPPDDSPQLQINKPDEFKVPLYTTKSFIFEEKKPGKFFSDWTKQKQIITSTLSLSAKPGSDKDKAWTVTKAEVIKLLKFAVYEKSKDKVTLEPGIDRLKSFKGISTLLKDTTPTEEDIRTAQNDRYAIENVSSSNKNAADYGSDGITNFQSLIAKKDAADYLPLTSILSGDADSSGKGIFKYEQKDTLWSELKTKLLALFEDDTTLKNLYSNNPIEKSKTDSYIDEYSKNNAKIEKFINDMDNAKFNKIAGEAFRDVFGKSGSGDDQHKISTIIKSGDSYVFVNKNGIKVQNVYQIASEAILKRLIIRNLEIESKINYDNTGIKKALLNLSTMFDSFIGDQNYRINDLLKKDDFRSYLKTKKYTDQEGKKDIAITDAQINQAIAFENLLKTDRTNRLLKGKVNELQKYIKDQINSNLWADYKYDSTKGTFSLEPHTGKDILSHLFDTISKMINEL; encoded by the coding sequence ATGTCAGCAAAACAAAAGAAAATTAAAACGACTGAACAAAAAGCCAAAACTAAAAAAATTTTATGAGGCTCAATTTGAGGTGTTGTTTTAGCTGGAGCCGTAACTTCTGGAATTACCATTCCCGTAGCACAAGCTCAAAAACGGATTCCAAGTCCATCGCCTGATCTAAGCCAAAGCGATGTTATTTTTGGAGTTACTGGACCTGATGGCAAAAAACAAAACTTAAACTATGGGGATGTTAGTGCGATCACTAAAAACTTAGCTTTAAACTCACACATTACCAAGGAAGTTGAAAAACATTTAGTTGAATACTTGTACGAAAAAGAATACGAAGCTTCTTTAAAATATGAAGCTATTTATAACGCTAACAAAGTTTCTTCTAAAACAAAATCATTCGCACTTAAATCAGTTGACACCGTTAGAAAAGAAAAAGACAAAGAAATTTCTGATCTTGAAAAAAGATTCCAAGAACAATATGGGTTAACCGGGGATTGACAAGCAAAATTTAAAGAAGAAATTGCCAAAGCTAATTATGGAAAAGCCAACAATAAAAAAGAAGCAATTGAATACAAAGTTTCTGAAAAGTTAAAAGAAGAAGCATTCCGTCGCTACAAAATGGAAGTTAATAAAGATTGAACTTACACCGAACTTAAAAATGGTTATGTAACCGCTAATTCGGACGTTTCTTATATTTACAAAGGTAAGAAAATCCAAATTGCTAAAAAAGGTGAAAAGATTATGTTGCCTTTTGCTGTGAAAGATGAAAACTTTGTGCTACCACCTGATGATTCTCCACAATTGCAAATCAATAAACCTGACGAATTCAAAGTGCCTTTATACACAACTAAATCGTTTATTTTTGAAGAAAAGAAACCAGGCAAATTCTTTAGTGATTGAACTAAACAAAAGCAAATAATAACTTCAACTTTAAGTCTATCAGCAAAACCTGGCAGTGATAAAGATAAAGCTTGGACAGTTACAAAGGCCGAAGTTATTAAGCTACTAAAATTTGCAGTTTATGAAAAATCAAAAGACAAGGTAACTTTGGAACCAGGAATTGATCGGCTAAAAAGCTTCAAGGGTATTAGCACGCTTTTAAAAGATACTACACCAACCGAAGAAGACATTAGAACCGCACAAAATGATCGTTATGCAATTGAAAACGTTTCTTCATCAAACAAAAATGCCGCTGATTATGGCTCAGATGGTATTACCAACTTTCAATCTTTAATTGCTAAAAAAGACGCCGCTGATTATCTACCACTTACTTCGATTTTATCTGGCGACGCCGACTCTTCAGGCAAGGGCATTTTTAAATACGAACAAAAAGATACCTTGTGAAGTGAACTAAAAACTAAACTTTTGGCTCTTTTTGAAGACGATACAACTTTAAAGAATCTATATAGTAATAACCCAATTGAAAAAAGTAAAACTGATTCATATATTGATGAGTATTCAAAAAATAACGCTAAAATTGAAAAATTCATTAATGATATGGATAATGCGAAATTCAACAAAATTGCAGGTGAAGCCTTCCGTGATGTTTTTGGCAAATCTGGTTCAGGCGATGATCAACATAAAATTTCAACTATTATTAAATCAGGTGACAGTTACGTATTTGTAAACAAAAATGGCATTAAAGTTCAAAATGTTTATCAAATCGCAAGCGAAGCCATTCTTAAAAGATTAATAATTCGTAACCTTGAAATTGAATCAAAAATTAACTACGACAACACTGGTATTAAAAAAGCTCTTCTTAATTTAAGTACTATGTTTGATAGTTTCATTGGCGATCAAAATTACCGTATTAATGATTTACTAAAAAAAGATGACTTTAGAAGTTATCTAAAGACTAAAAAATACACCGATCAAGAAGGTAAAAAAGACATAGCTATCACTGATGCTCAAATTAATCAAGCAATTGCTTTTGAAAATCTTTTGAAAACCGATAGAACCAATCGGCTACTAAAGGGCAAAGTAAATGAATTGCAAAAATATATCAAGGATCAAATTAATAGCAACCTTTGAGCAGATTACAAATATGATTCTACTAAAGGCACTTTTAGCCTAGAGCCACATACTGGTAAAGATATCCTAAGCCATCTCTTTGATACAATTTCAAAAATGATCAACGAGCTTTAG
- a CDS encoding HinT-interacting membrane complex lipoprotein P60 has protein sequence MKPFNKKLLSSLLIPSVALPLATISAACATSKTRGTQSNIIKQATSQNRIITTLTNFYLDYFYANDIAAANLTEEEKKDPLAALLQKPSSQFYKDMYELFKIYANAQLDKDPQFFSAIRSELINAEIDTSSYKIAPFATPTEDDFKYLMKNSKYIVSDIRLQLQKLILIRLHMLKDREEIRKYANNKDGEDKVKRERLNKLIKDHKGKDKDKKTTEHELHEALDFKDNNVNLIEHLVNNPLLQTWAFTDKRDMQLRRYQSRIHSADEFNKIAEYNPLNSPLYEVNPKAKHPEQLISTGKNENIDLAKLRAYKGLVKASSGSADLSTTLYAIKRQKSSIFGFVDPTTSKVYSQDLFTFGKLLRQEDKAPKAKFKAGVADQLKNKSKTSISNEDIELEGTTQLVEDGKVIGFQKTVTLDSKTYTFLFKVESITYDLTKSNDVTIKFALTVKELEKRAELKFDSLLKNFEDEKESNKYNQSQYPTDVDLFKNDSFDARYIVKLVPSWTEDTKLKRKTLSFRETPWESGSEIKKIANAIAFLDTSNLFKKAVKYFAEIGFKIQERQLDNDVRDILKKEGLI, from the coding sequence ATGAAACCATTTAATAAAAAATTATTATCAAGTTTATTAATACCTTCAGTTGCATTGCCACTTGCTACTATTTCAGCCGCTTGTGCTACTAGCAAAACTCGGGGTACTCAATCGAACATCATTAAACAAGCGACATCGCAAAATAGAATCATTACTACCTTAACTAATTTCTATTTAGACTATTTCTATGCTAACGATATCGCCGCAGCTAATTTAACTGAAGAAGAGAAAAAAGATCCACTTGCAGCTTTGCTACAAAAACCAAGTTCACAATTCTACAAAGATATGTATGAGCTATTTAAAATTTATGCAAATGCTCAACTTGACAAAGATCCACAATTCTTTTCAGCCATTAGAAGTGAGTTAATTAATGCCGAAATTGATACATCATCATATAAAATTGCTCCATTTGCCACCCCAACTGAAGATGACTTCAAATATTTAATGAAGAATTCAAAATACATTGTCTCTGATATTAGATTGCAACTACAAAAGCTTATTTTAATAAGATTGCACATGTTAAAAGATCGTGAAGAGATCCGCAAATATGCTAATAACAAAGATGGCGAAGACAAAGTTAAAAGAGAAAGACTAAATAAATTAATTAAAGATCACAAAGGTAAAGACAAAGATAAAAAAACTACGGAACATGAACTTCACGAAGCTCTTGATTTTAAAGATAATAATGTTAATTTAATTGAACATTTAGTTAACAATCCATTGCTACAAACTTGAGCTTTCACCGACAAGCGTGATATGCAACTACGTAGATACCAAAGTCGTATTCACTCTGCTGATGAATTTAACAAAATTGCTGAATACAATCCTTTAAATAGTCCGCTTTATGAAGTTAACCCAAAAGCTAAGCATCCAGAACAATTAATTTCTACTGGTAAAAACGAAAACATTGACTTAGCTAAACTAAGAGCATATAAAGGACTTGTGAAAGCTAGCTCAGGCTCAGCGGATCTATCAACAACCTTATACGCAATTAAACGTCAAAAATCATCAATCTTTGGCTTTGTAGACCCTACTACAAGTAAAGTATATTCACAAGATCTTTTCACTTTTGGTAAGCTTCTAAGACAAGAAGATAAAGCTCCTAAGGCTAAATTTAAAGCTGGTGTAGCAGACCAACTAAAAAATAAATCAAAAACTTCAATTTCAAATGAAGATATTGAACTTGAAGGAACAACCCAGCTTGTAGAAGATGGCAAAGTAATAGGCTTTCAAAAAACTGTTACACTAGATTCAAAAACTTACACTTTCTTATTCAAAGTTGAAAGCATTACTTATGATTTAACAAAAAGCAATGATGTTACTATTAAGTTTGCTTTAACCGTAAAAGAACTTGAAAAAAGAGCAGAATTGAAATTTGATTCATTGCTTAAAAACTTTGAAGACGAAAAAGAAAGTAACAAATATAACCAAAGTCAATACCCAACCGACGTTGATTTATTCAAAAATGATAGTTTTGATGCTCGTTATATTGTTAAACTAGTGCCTTCATGAACCGAAGATACAAAGCTAAAACGCAAAACTTTAAGTTTTCGTGAAACACCATGAGAATCGGGAAGTGAAATTAAAAAGATTGCTAATGCTATCGCTTTTCTAGACACTAGTAACTTATTTAAAAAAGCAGTTAAGTATTTTGCCGAAATTGGCTTTAAAATTCAAGAAAGACAATTAGACAATGACGTCAGAGACATACTTAAAAAAGAAGGTTTAATTTAA
- the hinT gene encoding histidine triad protein HinT yields MEKDTFQRIIDREIPATIIYEDDKVIAFMDIKPVNKGHFLVVSKEFSRNLIDIEEDDLLELTKKARELAVSQMKKLGATGFRFIVNNNESAGQVIFRTHIHIIPYYD; encoded by the coding sequence ATGGAAAAAGATACATTTCAGAGAATAATCGATCGCGAAATTCCCGCCACAATTATTTACGAAGACGATAAAGTAATTGCTTTTATGGATATTAAACCAGTTAATAAAGGCCATTTTCTAGTAGTTTCAAAAGAATTTTCGCGAAATTTAATTGATATTGAAGAAGATGATTTACTAGAACTTACTAAAAAAGCACGTGAGCTTGCCGTAAGTCAAATGAAAAAACTAGGGGCAACTGGGTTTAGATTCATCGTCAATAATAATGAAAGCGCTGGCCAAGTGATTTTTAGAACTCACATCCATATCATTCCTTATTATGATTAA
- the recO gene encoding DNA repair protein RecO: protein MEFQLKAIILKKTNINEYDEILEVLSEQGHLQVFCPSTRKPTSKNKLSLLPLNLVSLELIKSKYATLKPRLKRATTIKAFLVKSNLINMANDLLYFFSKIKDTDSLILLDCYEEQLDNLDKNKDTKVLDFILFRLLMIEGIDPKTDGCVECGRLDRLVDFQFHKGGFLCSDHSDKLLGKSNLEALFYLSQSFSDFDLHCGFEEAHLIKRMIIQYLSEVLY from the coding sequence ATGGAATTTCAACTAAAAGCAATCATTTTAAAGAAAACTAATATTAACGAATATGATGAAATTTTAGAAGTGCTTTCGGAGCAAGGCCATCTTCAAGTTTTTTGTCCAAGCACAAGAAAACCAACTTCAAAAAATAAACTAAGTTTACTACCTCTTAATTTAGTATCACTTGAGCTAATTAAGTCCAAATATGCCACCCTTAAACCAAGGCTAAAACGGGCTACTACAATTAAAGCATTTCTAGTGAAAAGCAACTTAATTAACATGGCCAATGATTTGCTTTATTTTTTTAGCAAAATTAAGGATACTGATAGTCTTATTCTCTTAGATTGCTACGAAGAGCAACTTGACAACCTAGATAAAAATAAAGATACGAAAGTACTTGACTTTATTTTATTTCGCTTGCTTATGATTGAAGGGATTGATCCTAAAACCGATGGCTGCGTTGAATGTGGAAGATTAGATCGACTAGTCGATTTTCAATTTCATAAAGGCGGATTTTTGTGCTCAGATCATTCTGACAAGCTTCTCGGCAAGAGCAACTTAGAAGCTTTGTTTTATTTATCCCAATCCTTTAGTGATTTTGACTTACATTGTGGCTTTGAGGAAGCTCATTTAATTAAAAGAATGATTATTCAATATTTATCAGAAGTTTTATATTAA
- a CDS encoding ribonuclease J produces the protein MKPTKIFGLGGFQEIGKSTLVIEYDQIFIIDTGIKFSDTYVTGISGCIPDYTYLKENKDRIAGLFITHGHEDHIGGVPHLVRQVDIQRIYAPRIAIQYLKLKFEDLRIKKRVEFIEINKDDVFEFGECSVDFWTAQHSIPDAFGIRVKTPNGSLMMTGDFRFDYHPIGNLTDFSKLEKIGKEGLDVLFSDSTNAMRPNHSPSESDILKDIGKYMQEAKGKIIVTAFASNLTRIKAIIELAAKMNKKVVAFGRSMVDGVDIGKRLGYIDAPKEVFIDKKTISKYDESELLILTTGSQGEELAGLAKMSFEKHPHVKIKPGDTIIFSSSPIPGNRSKIELLVNRLYKLGAIIRENGVDGYLHTSGHAYKEEHRKIFNLTKPKYFMPYHGEYRMSVVHGYTATECGVAPENVIIHKLGEVYHLVNHKITLSDEKMDFGPIFIDGNILSETNSQILNERMELAQNGFLHVIVAINKEKNLILGKPRIVSRGAFYVRNSLHLIEEAKRIVHGAMLYTIKNIENWNVPQLKQLMIDRLAPFFYRHKRRNVVIIPTILFTDHVKANIEENPELDEFVEENNGKKGHKRYSSNKVHKENEYV, from the coding sequence ATGAAACCAACAAAAATTTTTGGTTTAGGTGGTTTTCAAGAAATCGGAAAAAGCACACTTGTAATTGAATATGACCAAATATTCATCATTGATACCGGTATTAAGTTTAGCGACACTTATGTTACTGGAATCAGTGGTTGCATTCCTGATTACACTTATTTAAAAGAAAACAAGGATCGCATTGCCGGACTTTTTATAACACACGGCCATGAAGATCATATTGGTGGGGTACCGCATTTAGTTAGACAAGTTGATATTCAAAGAATTTATGCCCCAAGAATTGCAATACAATATTTAAAATTAAAATTTGAAGATTTACGGATTAAAAAACGTGTTGAATTTATTGAAATTAACAAAGATGACGTGTTTGAATTTGGTGAATGTTCAGTTGATTTTTGAACAGCACAACACTCAATTCCTGATGCTTTTGGGATTAGAGTAAAAACACCTAACGGCTCTTTAATGATGACAGGTGATTTCCGTTTTGATTATCATCCAATTGGTAATTTAACTGACTTTTCTAAACTAGAAAAGATTGGCAAAGAAGGCCTAGATGTTTTATTTTCAGATTCAACTAACGCCATGCGTCCTAATCACTCGCCTTCAGAAAGCGATATTTTAAAAGATATTGGCAAATACATGCAAGAAGCTAAGGGAAAAATTATTGTTACTGCTTTTGCATCAAACTTAACAAGAATAAAAGCAATCATTGAATTAGCTGCTAAAATGAACAAGAAAGTTGTTGCATTTGGCCGTTCAATGGTTGATGGTGTTGACATCGGAAAACGGCTAGGATATATTGACGCTCCTAAAGAAGTTTTTATTGATAAAAAAACAATTTCTAAATACGACGAAAGTGAACTTTTAATTTTAACAACTGGCTCGCAAGGTGAAGAGCTCGCTGGGCTTGCTAAAATGTCATTTGAAAAGCATCCACATGTTAAAATCAAACCTGGCGATACGATTATTTTCTCATCAAGCCCAATTCCGGGAAACCGTTCTAAAATTGAACTTTTAGTTAATCGTTTATATAAGCTTGGGGCAATTATTCGTGAAAACGGGGTTGATGGTTACTTGCATACCTCAGGACACGCTTATAAAGAAGAGCACCGCAAGATTTTTAACTTGACCAAACCTAAATATTTCATGCCATATCACGGTGAATATCGAATGAGTGTTGTTCATGGTTATACCGCAACCGAATGTGGTGTAGCTCCTGAGAATGTTATTATTCATAAATTGGGGGAAGTTTATCATTTAGTTAATCATAAAATTACTCTCTCAGATGAAAAAATGGACTTTGGTCCAATCTTCATTGATGGCAATATTCTTTCTGAAACTAATTCGCAAATTTTAAACGAACGAATGGAACTAGCACAAAACGGATTTTTACATGTAATAGTTGCAATTAATAAAGAAAAGAATCTAATTCTTGGTAAGCCTCGCATTGTTTCACGTGGAGCTTTCTATGTAAGAAATTCCCTACATTTAATAGAAGAAGCCAAGCGAATAGTTCACGGAGCAATGCTATACACAATTAAAAATATTGAAAACTGAAATGTTCCGCAACTAAAACAACTAATGATTGATCGTTTAGCACCATTTTTCTACCGTCACAAAAGACGTAATGTGGTAATTATTCCTACGATTTTATTTACCGATCATGTTAAAGCCAATATTGAAGAAAATCCTGAACTAGATGAGTTCGTAGAAGAAAATAATGGCAAAAAAGGTCATAAACGTTATAGTTCAAATAAAGTGCACAAAGAAAACGAATATGTCTAA
- the argF gene encoding ornithine carbamoyltransferase — protein sequence MPINLKGRSLDSALNFTTDQVNYLLDLSLDLKRSKLQGLHTNNRPLVGKNIAIMFQKDSTRTRCAFEVAAADLGASCTYIGPAGSNFGKKESIEDTAMVLGQFYDGIEFRGFKQTDVDALVKYSGVPVWNGLTDAEHPTQMLADYMTIKEFKGDLKGKKIVFAGDIKNNVARSIMIGAAFVGMHVVLCGPKEQHEIVKNGPEHKEVYKAVQELFKRNGGSVSFSDDKIKAAKDADVIYTDVWVSLGEDFSLFEPRIKELGAFQVDMPMLKAAKEDVIFLHCLPAFHDDHTQFSAEIKEKFGAKYPVVATGAMEVTDEVFQSKYNKSIEQAGNRMHSIKAVILATLGY from the coding sequence ATGCCAATTAATTTAAAAGGTCGTAGTCTAGATAGTGCACTTAACTTTACTACTGATCAAGTTAACTACCTTCTTGACTTATCACTTGATCTAAAAAGATCAAAATTACAAGGTCTACACACAAACAACCGTCCACTTGTTGGTAAAAACATTGCTATTATGTTCCAAAAAGACTCAACAAGAACTCGTTGTGCTTTTGAAGTAGCGGCTGCTGATTTAGGTGCAAGTTGTACTTACATTGGCCCAGCCGGATCAAACTTCGGTAAAAAAGAATCAATCGAAGACACCGCTATGGTACTTGGACAATTCTATGATGGAATTGAATTTAGAGGATTCAAACAAACAGATGTTGATGCTCTAGTTAAATACTCAGGCGTTCCTGTTTGAAATGGTCTAACCGACGCTGAACACCCAACCCAAATGTTAGCTGACTATATGACTATTAAAGAATTCAAAGGCGACTTAAAAGGCAAAAAAATTGTTTTTGCTGGTGACATTAAAAACAATGTTGCTCGTTCAATTATGATTGGTGCTGCTTTTGTGGGAATGCACGTTGTATTATGCGGACCTAAAGAACAACACGAAATCGTTAAAAATGGTCCAGAACACAAAGAAGTTTACAAAGCTGTTCAAGAACTATTCAAACGTAATGGTGGATCAGTATCATTTTCAGATGACAAGATTAAAGCAGCTAAAGATGCTGATGTAATCTACACTGACGTGTGAGTTTCATTAGGCGAAGATTTCTCACTATTTGAACCACGTATCAAAGAATTAGGTGCATTCCAAGTTGACATGCCTATGCTTAAAGCAGCTAAAGAAGATGTTATTTTCCTACACTGCTTACCAGCATTCCACGATGACCACACCCAATTCTCTGCTGAAATTAAAGAAAAATTCGGTGCAAAATATCCAGTTGTAGCAACCGGTGCTATGGAAGTTACTGACGAAGTTTTCCAATCAAAATACAACAAATCAATTGAACAAGCTGGAAACAGAATGCACTCAATTAAAGCTGTTATTCTAGCTACATTAGGATACTAA